In Plasmodium gaboni strain SY75 chromosome 14, whole genome shotgun sequence, one genomic interval encodes:
- a CDS encoding putative vesicle-associated membrane protein — MKLLRVTPEKNIEFPLVHFQAVTQVVKLENVSDKKVAFKIKTTAPNNYLVRPSFGLISVRETIEIQIILQPLSDKDNISNDKFQVQCLNVDDNTTVDKQFWITVNKNDIQDHKLIVVLNDENNSKLNHSYIPSNNVPLSEMNNKNIHNMGYADNSNINQDDPNLADGLKGGLPGMQRKYHELLNYCVFVDKQKAALEKENESLKNQLKAYNSNSNKFLIDNKLIPIIIVMLAIITKYMGYW, encoded by the exons atgaaactTTTAAGAGTAACACctgaaaaaaatatagaattTCCTCTTGTTCATTTTCAAGCAGTAACTCAAGTTGTTAAATTAGAAAATGTAAGTGATAAAAAAGTAgcttttaaaataaaaacgACTGCTCCTAATAATTATTTAGTAAGACCATCATTTGGTTTAATAAGTGTAAGAGAAACAATAGAAatacaaattatattaCAACCCTTGTCAGACaaagataatatatcaaatgATAAATTTCAGGTACAGTGTTTAAATGTTGATGATAATACTACAGTTGATAAACAATTTTGGATAACagttaataaaaatgatatacAAGATCATAAACTTATTGTAGTTCTAAACGATGAAAATAACAGTAAATTAAATCATTCTTACATACCCTCAAATAATGTACCTCTCTCAGAAATGAATAACAAAAACATACATAATATGGGTTATGCAgataatagtaatataaatcaaGATGACCCAAATTTGGCAGATG gTTTAAAAGGAGGTCTACCGGGTATGCAAAGGAAATATCATGAACTTTTAAATTATTGTGTTTTTGTTGATAAACAAAAAGCAGCCctagaaaaagaaaacgAGAGTTTAAAAAATCAATTAAAAGCATATAACAGTAACTCTAATAAATTCTTAAtagataataaattaattcCTATTATAATTGTAATGTTAGcaataataacaaaatatatggGTTACTGGTAA
- a CDS encoding triosephosphate isomerase has translation MVRKYFVAANWKCNGTLESIKSLTNSFNNLEFDPSKLDVVVFPVSVHYEHTRKLLQSKFSTGIQNVSKFGNGSYTGEVSAEIAKDLNIEYVIIGHFERRKYFHETDQDVREKLQASLKNNLKAVVCFGESLEQREQNKTIEVITKQVKAFVDLIDNFDNVILAYEPLWAIGTGKTATPEQAQLVHKEIRKIVKDTCGEKQANQIRILYGGSVNTENCSSLIKQEDIDGFLVGNASLKESFVDIIKSAM, from the exons atggttagaaaatattttgtcGCAGCTAACTGGAAATGTAATGGAACTTTAGAAAGTATTAAATCTTTAACGAACAGTTTCAACAATTTGGAATTTGATCCAAGCAAATTAG ACGTTGTTGTATTTCCTGTTTCGGTCCATTATGAACATACAAGGAAATTACTTCAAAGTAAATTTTCTACTGGTATTCAGAATGTATCAAAATTCGGAAATGGATCATATACTGGTGAAGTAAGTGCAGAAATTGCCAAAGATTTAAATATTgaatatgttattattgGTCATTTtgaaagaagaaaatatttcCATGAAACTGATCAAGATGTTCGTGAAAAATTACAAGcttctttaaaaaataatttaaaagCAGTTGTATGTTTTGGTGAATCATTAGAACAAAgagaacaaaataaaactATCGAAGTTATTACAAAACAAGTTAAAGCATTCGTAGATTTAATTGATAACTTTGATAATGTTATTTTGGCTTATGAACCCTTATGGGCTATTGGTACTGGTAAAACTGCCACACCTGAACAAGCTCAATTAGTACACAAAGAAATCAGAAAAATAGTAAAAGACACTTGTGGAGAAAAACAAGCTAACCaaataagaatattatatggaGGTAGTGTTAATACTGAAAATTGTTCTTCATTAATTAAACAAGAAGATATTGATGGTTTCTTAGTTGGAAATGCTTCATTAAAAGAATCTTTTgttgatataataaaaagtgctatgtaa
- a CDS encoding hypothetical protein (conserved Plasmodium protein, unknown function) yields MSDDDFFHIKSDCSLQYIKCKTSTKIDDILKRRRNQKKKLKDSSNYKSDEFLSLDNSENENEYISNDDKKVYNEDDIIYYNNNKINIREGQTCESIHMFNGINKNNVDIIRNDKINDDNINGDNINGDNINDDNINDDNINNDNINNNNINNDNINNDSIYNNNYYKQTYHCNKSGNVSNFSRGYFSNTYEKGNTYLLKNSSEEMLYNKDHIRNRSLNNLCFQSNLLNRRSNIYTFNDLSSFENNKKSSLYAKCSDILQKYDSNKLNIKPNEDIYTRHNRSSIIFQNNSKEFILSKLLSNNDSKDELFNNLNKMYSNDIDLNKTPSKSLSKGYIEYLKYETAGKMNLSELETPLNMKEDEGNNTPFITYFLAGKTESKTINEENNDDIINNNNNDDDNNSNIYKCRSNNLIDTLLNRHIQSNCSIKNNEENTNTAPTHSNTEHNKGEHIYNSKVSNNIFEDLKNICDEKKKKLNDITSSHINNEKCTLHTSLIRNKNNDNNQDNIMEYNNSSTLFDKIKSSQKISFIKTEEEYINMLKKDEKDNIPINILNKNSNNKIFSSNNNVSFADNIFSNNKSYMDNTKIYSEDYINLEKQKSEIFLHEKENIINHVKNKENIPNKINDDIIKNDYQNDIPNNYEHLISSISKKENENKQNNYLNNNNIENNILDCKNFTELKKNKHTSYDNNTCDNIVKKQNNNDIIFHNNYNRVINEENIPQIYFNNQPYISINMKRSMSLCNLKDTKDDDIKYDRFIQNVNNHNMYNMHSNTNQNIKGNSNIFFDNTKGMLLENIKQNESYTETPTTRQHLNINSNNMNNMNNMNNMNNIYNNNNIYEHKKCTSNVQNSVAYNNQHNLNYVHLGQINYNPTSKNNIKSDNNESNKINIDINNNVDNKNSCDDINYVNGLKKYNISDNNQMNNIQMLDFPSYNINVKNNNNTYDNNSYDNNDSGVILSHNNLSNNNNSNKQENCENYKKMNQNKKKNIYINMYDIKKENLNEGKNVAEKLILSTLNKNINHKLSETADFGYKENDLMNESKNSDNTIKIVNNNLYNDNDSSLINDINLKQYWTDYIMNNMNNVNNVNNIKNNDNTQSNNKLKDVISFNTFCKDMKDENIFNQFLREHIKNSINNVVEEILNDKQNEILKNKIIVSDINNKEIYNKVNDNNNNNLSVKHHEKGVPINNNYNMNNDHILKEDKIVSSENSTKLEDNVIIHKNVTSSTYNNGTNNTNIGQMKEGNITNNNIIIGNIENICSDENICSDENIYNDENICSDENIYCNNKKKKHKDKNSFKHSCCDIQFNQDDLEEIQKLNNLLKSRKVNKLIQIKKDDINIKKVSWKNISYNCIDIIYCLLHENNKKNNKMNTLINDINNINEYEKKIEYLNKENEKLKIEMKQKNDNEKKKELKEKASLNNKILEQSKKITNFEKDIYIYKNKLNKLNNKVINKDIEINKLKKQYQVILEEIENCKNDANIVLKKVLNKKNTNLIDKQCVDISKYYQILINSLNDEIKNLKHLIKSEAKDKIILKKKINQLTQSNQNESNKNGYIEKNKTDRKCTNDSYISQYTNEDEHINNIDNDSYTNNSNIQKSIEYSNSSYNSNIIKKDINKSSNNSNCHGNSNISSTTSSRDMCNDSLNEQNKYKILYEDLIKQMNEIKKDHENEKIIYNKKIEQLAKHQEMQNIKNQLDTSEKIVEVYQHIFKENINNIRNDNIYSIQNNQQKSMEYYNLKNDIYNKHSSLTYLNDNKNENNEEKNKNNFDHIFNSNVSQSNIFNNNSSNNNIYNQDNHMASHILSNGDILKQDKNYISKDNKLINVLSHNINNNNIMACINSISSQNNYLNKFLEMYMEKNSINNEEFNIYMNNLNKQKECEEIKEINQKVEQSNILFEDNNLNNKLQKENEHKNKLLLNILMKYNKTDLINIFIDICNHLKTDNISIVIHFIKFLSFIVYEQFPIFTSFYYTITSLISLGNIKFDEYINIIKKWKSFYTSGQQYYLFRRKVLLIFQSDLKDIEKSQLDKKCIDLIQNNYDRNKELSTYTDGSFEKAEYILNKHSKEIISKIIKTYMNLYNIDKISNIIAHMNSLNSKIKTQSYFIRSISSCLNLNKVDNFQEIEKKIKELITTREIGEKIKNKIKIEDIDEYLAAFTIMGTLKKYLNITHTKDLLPSISKIIQKNKCSS; encoded by the exons ATGAGTGATGATGatttttttcatatcaAAAGTGACTGTTCTttacaatatattaaatgCAAGACTAGTACAAAAATTGACGATATACTgaaaagaagaagaaacCAAAAGAAAAAGCTTAAGGATAGTAGTAATTATAAAAGTGATGAATTTTTAAGCTTAGACAATAGTGAAAATGAAAACgaatatatttcaaatgATGACAAGAAGGTATATAATGAGgatgatataatatattacaacAATAATAAGATTAATATAAGAGAAGGACAGACTTGTGAAAGCATACATATGTTTAATGGAatcaataaaaataacGTAGACATTATAAGGAATGATAAGataaatgatgataatataaatggtgataatataaatggtgataatataaatgatgataatataaatgatgataatataaataatgataatataaataataataatataaataatgataatataaacaatgacagtatatataataataattattataaacaaACATATCATTGTAATAAATCAGGAAACGTAAGTAATTTTTCTAGAGGATATTTTTCCAACACTTATGAAAAAGgtaatacatatttattaaaaaattcttctgaagaaatgttatataataaagatcatataagaaatagatccttaaataatttatgCTTCCAAtcaaatttattaaatagaagaagtaatatatatacctttAATGATTTATCTTcttttgaaaataataagaaatCTTCTTTATATGCAAAATGTTCTGATattttacaaaaatatgattcaaataaattgaatataaaaccaaatgaagatatatatacaaGACATAATAGAAGTAGTATAATTTTTCAGAATAATAGTAAAGAATTTATCCTTAGTAAACTATTAAGTAATAATGATAGTAAAgatgaattatttaataatttaaataaaatgtattCTAATGATATTGATTTAAATAAAACTCCATCTAAAAGTTTATCTAAAGGGTATATCGAATATTTGAAATATGAAACAGCTGGCAAAATGAATTTAAGTGAATTAGAAACTCCTTTAAATATGAAAGAAGACGAGGGCAATAATACTCCGTTTATAACATACTTTTTAGCTGGAAAAACAGAAAGTAAAACTATCAACgaagaaaataatgatgatattattaataataataataatgatgatgataataatagtaatatttataaatgtcgtagtaataatttaattGATACTTTATTAAATAGACACATACAATCAAATTGtagtataaaaaataatgaagaaaatacaAATACTGCTCCTACCCATTCAAATACAGAACATAATAAAGGTgaacatatttataattcaAAGGTATCAAATAACATTTTTGaagatttaaaaaatatatgtgatgaaaaaaagaaaaagttAAATGATATAACTTCTAgtcatataaataatgaaaagTGTACATTACACACTTCGCTcataagaaataaaaataatgataataatcaggataatattatggaatataataattcaagTACACTATTtgataaaattaaaagtTCACAAAAAATCAGTTTTATTAAAACAGAggaagaatatattaatatgcTAAAAAAGGATGAAAAGGATAATATTCcaataaatattttaaataaaaatagtaataataaaatattctcttcaaataataatgtcAGCTTTGCagataatattttttcaaataataaatcatatatgGATAATACAAAGATCTATTCAGAAGATTATATTAATCtagaaaaacaaaagaGTGAGATATTTTTACAcgaaaaagaaaatataataaaccATGTAAAGAACAAAGAAAACATAccaaataaaattaatgatgacataataaaaaatgattatcaaaatgatattccaaataattatgaacaTTTGATATCATCAATTAGTAAGAAAGAAAATGAGAacaaacaaaataattatttgaataataataatatagaaaataatatattggattgtaaaaattttactgagctaaaaaaaaataaacatacatcttatgataataatacatGTGACAATATTGtgaaaaaacaaaataataatgatataatttttcataataattataatagGGTAATTAATGAAGAGAATATTccacaaatatatttcaataaTCAACCATACATTAGTATAAATATGAAGAGAAGTATGTCATTATGTAATTTGAAAGATACAAAagatgatgatataaaatatgatcGTTTTATACAGAATGTgaataatcataatatgtataatatgCATAGTAATACTAACcaaaatataaaaggaaattccaatatattttttgacAATACCAAGGGAATGttattagaaaatattaagCAAAATGAGTCTTATACTGAAACACCCACAACTAGACAACACcttaatattaatagtaataatatgaataatatgaataatatgaataatatgaataatatatataataataataacatatatgaacataaaaaatgtacTAGTAATGTTCAGAACAGTGTGGCTTATAATAATCAGCATAATTTGAATTATGTCCATTTGGGTCAGATTAATTATAATCCAACaagtaaaaataatataaaatctgataataatgagagtaataaaataaatatagatataaataataatgtagATAATAAGAATAGTTGTGATGATATTAATTATGTGAATGGATTGAAGAAATACAATATTTCTGATAACAACCAAATGAATAACATACAAATGTTAGATTTTCCaagttataatataaacgtaaaaaataataataatacatatgacaataattcatatgataataatgatagtGGTGTAATATTAAgtcataataatttatcaaataataataatagtaataaaCAAGAGAATTgtgaaaattataaaaaaatgaatcaaaataaaaaaaaaaatatatatataaatatgtatgatataaaaaaggaaaatttaaatgaaggaaaaaatgtagcagaaaaattaattttatcaacattaaataaaaatattaatcaTAAGTTAAGTGAAACTGCAGATTTTGGATACAAAGAAAATGATCTTATGAATGAATCAAAAAATAGTGATAATACAATCAAAattgtaaataataatttgtataatgataatgattCTTCATTAATTAATGACATTAATTTGAAGCAATATTGGACGGActatattatgaataatatgaataatgtgaataatgtgaataatattaaaaataatgataatacacaaagtaataataaactTAAGGATGTCATCTCGTTTAATACATTTTGTAAAGATATGAAggatgaaaatattttcaatcAATTTCTAAGAGaacacataaaaaatagtATCAATAATGTTGTTGAAGAAATATTGAATGATAAACAGAAtgaaattttaaaaaataaaattatagtaagcgatataaataataaagaaatatataacaaagttaatgataataataataataactTATCTGTTAAGCATCATGAGAAAGGTGTACctattaataataattataatatgaataatgaTCATATACTTAAAGAAGACAAAATAGTTAGCTCAGAAAATAGTACTAAATTAGAAGATAATgtaataatacataaaaatgttaCAAGCTctacatataataatggaacgaataatacaaatatagGTCAAATGAAAGAAGgaaatataacaaataataatattattattggtaatattgaaaatatttgtagtgatgaaaatatttgtagtgatgaaaatatttataatgatgaaaatatttgtagtgatgaaaatatttattgtaataataaaaagaaaaaacataaagataaaaattCATTCAAACATTCATGTTGTGATATACAGTTTAATCAAGATGACCTTGAGGaaatacaaaaattaaacaaTCTTCTAAAGTCTAGAAAAGTAAATAAACTTATACAAATCAAAAaagatgatataaatataaaaaaagtatcatggaaaaatatttcatataattgtatagatatcatatattgtttacttcatgaaaataataaaaaaaacaataaaatgaatactcttataaatgatataaataatattaatgaatatgaaaaaaaaatagaatatttaaataaagaaaatgaaaaattaaaaatagaaatgaaacaaaaaaatgataatgaaaaaaaaaaagaactCAAAGAAAAAGCTagtttaaataataaaatattagaaCAATCCAAAAAAATTACTAACTTTGAAAAGgatatatacatatacaaaaataaattaaataaattaaataataaagttataaataaagatatcgaaattaataaattaaaaaaacaatatcAAGTTATTTTAGAAGAAATAGAAAATTGTAAAAATGATGCAAATAtagttttaaaaaaagtattaaataaaaagaatacAAATTTAATAGATAAACAATGTGTAgatatatcaaaatattaCCAAATATTAATCAATTCGTTAAATgatgaaattaaaaatttaaaacaTCTTATTAAAAGTGAAGctaaagataaaataatcttaaaaaaaaaaattaatcAATTAACACAATCCAATCAAAATGAATCTAATAAAAATGGttatattgaaaaaaataagacAGATAGAAAATGTACTAATGATAGTTATATCAGTCAATATACCAATGAGGatgaacatataaataatatagataatgatagttatacaaataatagtaatattCAAAAAAGTATAGAATATAGCAATTCATCatataatagtaatattatcaaaaaggatataaataaaagtagtaataatagtaattGTCATGgtaatagtaatattaGTAGTACTACTAGTAGTAGAGATATGTGTAATGATTCTttaaatgaacaaaataaatataaaatattgtatGAAGATCTAATTAAACAAATgaatgaaataaaaaaagatcatgaaaatgaaaaaattatatataataaaaaaatagaacAATTAGCAAAACATCAAGAAATGcaaaatattaaaaatcAATTAGATACATCAGAAAAAATTGTAGAAGTGTATcaacatatatttaaagaaaatataaataatataagaaatgataatatatatagtataCAAAATAATCAACAAAAAAGTATGGAATATTACAATcttaaaaatgatatttataataaacattCTTCTTTAACTTATctaaatgataataaaaatgaaaataatgaagaaaaaaacaaaaataattttgatCATATCTTTAATTCGAATGTAAGTCaatcaaatatatttaataataacagtagtaataataatatatataatcaaGATAATCATATGGCAAGTCATATCTTATCAAATGGGGATATTCTAAAACaagataaaaattatatttccaaagataataaattaattaatgttttatctcataatataaataacaaCAATATTATGGCATGTATAAACAGCATATCATcacaaaataattatctTAACAAGTTTCTTGAAATGTACATGGAGAAAAAttcaataaataatgaggaattcaatatttatatgaataatttaaacaaacaaaaggaatgtgaagaaataaaagaaataaatcaaaaagTAGAGCAGTCAAACATCTTATTTGAAGAcaataatttaaataataaattacaaaaagaaaatgaacATAAGAATAAACTTTTATTAAACATTCtaatgaaatataataaaactgatctaattaatatatttatagataTATGTAACCATCTAAAAACAGATAACATATCAATTGtaattcattttattaaattctTGTCTTTTATTGTTTATGAACAGTTTCCTATATTTACATCCTTTTATTATACCATTACATCATTAATATCATTGGGCAATATTAAATTTGAcgaatatattaatattatcaaaaaatgGAAATCATTTTATACAAGTGGAcaacaatattatttattcaGAAGGAAGGtacttttaatttttcagTCTGATCTAAAGGATATAGAAAAATCTCAACTAGACAAAAAATGCATAGATCttattcaaaataattatgatcGAAATAAGGAACTCTCTACCTATACAGAC GGTTCTTTTGAAAAGGCAGAATATATTCTAAACAAACATTCCAAAGAAATTATCAGTAAAATTATTAAGACCTATATGAacttatataatattgataagATCAGCAATATTATAGCACATATGAACTCATTAAATTCAAAA ataAAAACCCAATCATATTTCATTAGATCTATATCGTCTTGTCTAAATTTAAACAAAGTTGATAATTTTCAAGAG attgaaaaaaagataaagGAATTGATCACAACAAGAGAAATTGgagaaaaaataaagaacaa AATTAAAATAGAAGATATTGATGAATATTTAGCCGCCTTTACTATTATGGGAACcttgaaaaaatatttaaatattacTCATACGAAAGATCTTTTACCTTCTATATcaaaaattattcaaaaGAATAAATGTTCTTCATAG